The following are encoded together in the Methylomonas methanica MC09 genome:
- a CDS encoding SEL1-like repeat protein — MKNYNFALLCLVFISGCTTVETENIDIKDTEKSTKVKTVDEQWQPILAAINGDNYASIMDDLHRLANAGHPESQYYLGLAYENGYSVEKNPNLAIKWYQSSANNGFPKAQYKMAVIFANGELTQRDYPTSKVWCEKAVHNKYIEAYALLGHLYELGLGTEISTEKSKELYLEGANLGEPNAKHNLANLYYSGSLGYKDYDKAFQLYKEAAVEGVLNAQYMLGSMYDFGFGTKNNPKEAAIWYKKAAENGEPQSQNALGVLYARGDGVPQSDDNALYWYNKSAIQGFPEAQFNLGYRFEKGLGVSQSYVKAREWYTKAFEHDHPKATHNLGILYAKGYGGKADKELALKMFHKAADLGIPESHYEIGVAYNVGMGVTKNQSTAIKWFQSGAALGGADAQVALGNLYFNGIGVKKNLAKAVEYFRQGAQQGQAEGQQNLGYAYQNGLGVNKNLALAAKWTRKSAEQGNIGAQVNLAAAYEGGLGVSQDYQESLKWYRLAADRGEPSAALRVGYFYFKGYCGQIDYKEAVKWFRLSAKKEYADAEFMLGFMYDNGFGGIEANSDEALIWYKKAASHGSIEAQNIIAK; from the coding sequence ATGAAAAATTATAATTTCGCGCTGTTATGTTTGGTGTTTATATCTGGCTGTACAACTGTTGAAACCGAAAATATAGACATCAAGGACACAGAAAAATCAACAAAAGTTAAGACTGTTGATGAACAATGGCAGCCAATACTAGCGGCAATTAACGGTGATAATTATGCATCTATAATGGATGACCTTCATAGGCTTGCAAACGCCGGCCATCCTGAATCCCAGTATTACTTAGGTCTTGCATACGAAAACGGGTATTCTGTTGAAAAAAATCCGAATCTAGCTATTAAGTGGTATCAGTCATCGGCGAATAATGGTTTTCCGAAAGCCCAATATAAAATGGCAGTGATATTTGCTAATGGTGAACTTACACAGAGAGACTATCCCACTTCCAAAGTTTGGTGTGAAAAAGCTGTACATAATAAATATATAGAGGCTTATGCGTTATTAGGCCACTTATACGAATTGGGTCTTGGAACAGAGATAAGTACAGAAAAATCAAAGGAATTATATCTTGAAGGTGCCAACTTAGGTGAGCCTAATGCTAAACACAATTTAGCCAATTTGTATTATTCCGGTAGCTTGGGATATAAAGATTATGATAAAGCGTTTCAATTGTATAAGGAAGCTGCAGTAGAAGGTGTCCTAAATGCGCAATACATGTTGGGAAGTATGTATGACTTTGGATTCGGTACTAAAAATAATCCTAAAGAAGCAGCAATTTGGTATAAGAAAGCCGCAGAAAATGGGGAGCCTCAATCACAAAATGCACTTGGAGTTTTATATGCTCGCGGGGACGGTGTACCTCAGAGCGATGATAATGCACTATATTGGTACAATAAGTCCGCAATACAAGGATTCCCAGAGGCTCAATTTAATTTAGGTTATCGATTTGAAAAAGGTTTAGGCGTGAGCCAAAGCTATGTAAAAGCAAGAGAATGGTATACAAAAGCGTTTGAACACGACCACCCTAAAGCAACTCATAATTTAGGAATTCTTTACGCAAAGGGTTATGGAGGGAAGGCAGATAAAGAGTTAGCATTAAAAATGTTTCATAAAGCCGCAGATTTAGGGATTCCTGAATCGCACTATGAGATTGGCGTAGCTTACAATGTTGGTATGGGAGTCACTAAGAATCAATCGACTGCAATAAAGTGGTTTCAAAGTGGAGCCGCCCTAGGTGGAGCGGATGCGCAAGTAGCACTTGGAAACCTTTATTTTAATGGAATAGGGGTAAAGAAAAACCTTGCCAAAGCAGTTGAGTACTTCAGACAAGGAGCTCAACAGGGTCAAGCTGAAGGACAGCAAAACCTTGGATATGCATATCAAAATGGTTTGGGTGTAAATAAGAATCTTGCTCTAGCGGCCAAATGGACCCGTAAATCAGCAGAGCAGGGAAATATTGGTGCACAGGTAAATTTAGCAGCTGCATATGAAGGTGGCTTAGGTGTTAGTCAGGATTATCAAGAATCATTAAAATGGTATCGTCTGGCAGCGGATCGGGGTGAGCCTTCAGCTGCGCTTAGGGTAGGATATTTTTATTTCAAAGGCTATTGTGGGCAAATTGACTACAAAGAAGCCGTCAAATGGTTTCGTTTATCCGCAAAGAAGGAATATGCGGATGCAGAATTTATGCTTGGCTTTATGTATGATAACGGCTTTGGTGGAATTGAGGCCAATTCTGATGAGGCACTTATTTGGTATAAAAAAGCAGCCTCTCATGGATCAATTGAAGCTCAGAATATAATTGCTAAATAG
- a CDS encoding S41 family peptidase, whose amino-acid sequence MNYRALKKQIIIIILSFLLSFSISAKDRQIYKPIGSQGLTEIFNKIEKEHLLPIDQSTIFKQGIAALSNFDNDFKFTHTESEIVISYKNQQMKYNIDASLSIGDLIYKIINDAKSLSKLISNIDLNTLETSIIDRAVFSIDGRSYFQQDFRGTTQQEAGRDNFRNSKFHGIDESNITFAQEVKNDILYIRIVDFYNGFERVNETIFSEKLKYNPTLFDIVIDIRGNTGGSLDVIGLYLDLFITDSVVIQESNRTQVPKPEIRTGTATKFPKNRIILLVDGQTSSGAEAFALALRDLRNAKIVGTRTLGDAFVLTVFPLHNGNALAVTTYKILDYKGDFLPNGGINPDICTNMLESECAKNIYTGPRGSNEDMDFLAAKNYLERTRNVPTNQIQPPAESGG is encoded by the coding sequence ATGAATTATAGAGCCTTAAAAAAACAAATAATAATTATAATTCTATCGTTTCTATTATCTTTTTCTATATCGGCTAAAGATAGGCAAATCTACAAACCTATAGGCTCTCAGGGACTCACAGAGATATTTAATAAAATTGAAAAAGAGCATTTGCTGCCTATAGATCAATCGACAATATTTAAGCAAGGCATAGCCGCGTTAAGTAACTTTGATAATGATTTTAAGTTTACCCACACAGAAAGTGAAATTGTTATTTCCTATAAAAATCAACAGATGAAGTACAATATTGATGCGTCTCTTAGTATCGGGGATCTTATATATAAAATAATTAATGATGCCAAGTCTTTATCTAAATTAATTTCAAATATTGATCTTAACACCCTCGAAACTAGTATTATTGATCGAGCGGTGTTTTCTATTGATGGGCGCTCTTATTTTCAGCAAGATTTTAGAGGCACAACCCAACAAGAAGCTGGGCGGGACAACTTTCGAAACAGCAAGTTTCACGGGATAGATGAATCTAATATTACTTTCGCACAAGAAGTTAAAAACGATATTTTATATATTCGAATTGTTGATTTTTATAATGGCTTTGAACGCGTAAACGAAACTATTTTTTCCGAAAAATTAAAGTATAATCCTACGCTCTTCGATATTGTTATTGATATTAGAGGTAATACTGGAGGAAGTTTAGATGTAATTGGGCTTTACTTGGACTTATTTATTACTGATTCAGTTGTGATACAAGAATCTAACCGTACACAAGTGCCAAAACCTGAAATCCGAACTGGCACAGCTACAAAATTTCCCAAGAATCGTATTATATTATTGGTAGATGGTCAAACTTCGAGTGGAGCAGAGGCCTTTGCGCTAGCCTTGAGAGATTTGCGAAATGCAAAAATTGTAGGAACTCGTACACTAGGTGACGCATTCGTTTTAACAGTATTCCCCCTACATAATGGAAATGCATTAGCTGTGACAACATATAAAATATTAGACTATAAAGGAGACTTTTTGCCTAATGGAGGTATAAATCCAGATATATGCACTAATATGCTTGAATCAGAATGCGCCAAAAATATTTATACTGGCCCTAGGGGCAGCAACGAAGATATGGATTTCTTAGCTGCAAAAAATTACCTAGAGCGAACTAGAAATGTTCCAACAAATCAAATTCAACCGCCCGCCGAAAGCGGTGGCTGA
- a CDS encoding nucleotidyltransferase family protein — translation MTKLYATLQQDKPRILAIAQHYHAHNIRIFGSVVRGEERDDSDIDFLVDFMPGSTLLDQVGLIEALSSELGRKVDVISERALNKYLRQTVLQEAQPL, via the coding sequence ATGACAAAACTTTACGCAACTTTGCAGCAAGACAAACCTCGGATTCTAGCAATCGCCCAGCACTACCATGCCCATAATATCCGCATCTTCGGTTCGGTTGTACGCGGCGAAGAACGTGACGACAGTGATATTGATTTTTTGGTTGATTTTATGCCGGGCTCAACTTTGTTGGATCAGGTTGGACTAATAGAGGCTCTTTCAAGCGAACTGGGTCGTAAGGTCGATGTGATTAGCGAGCGGGCGCTCAACAAATATTTACGGCAAACCGTTCTGCAGGAAGCTCAGCCGTTATGA
- a CDS encoding ProQ/FinO family protein, whose translation MGFEELASLRDELVRQAAAEKLKKAQAKNVNTPAAKPSHPVDPLLVNIGLLQKHFPLAFPKKPAPKVPLKIGIHHDLVAQAEQLGLSAIEIRAVLKNWCRGKRYRECLVAGAIRVDLQGQACGFVSKEEASSSEQRKSQSQTA comes from the coding sequence ATGGGATTTGAAGAACTGGCCAGCCTTAGAGACGAACTGGTTCGGCAAGCGGCGGCTGAAAAGCTGAAAAAAGCCCAAGCCAAGAATGTCAATACCCCGGCGGCCAAACCGTCCCACCCAGTGGATCCGTTGCTAGTAAACATCGGCTTGCTGCAGAAACACTTTCCGCTGGCATTTCCTAAAAAGCCGGCGCCTAAAGTGCCACTCAAAATCGGCATCCATCATGACCTGGTCGCGCAGGCCGAACAGCTTGGACTGTCAGCGATCGAGATTCGCGCGGTCTTGAAAAATTGGTGTCGAGGTAAACGCTACCGCGAATGTCTGGTGGCGGGTGCTATTCGTGTGGATTTGCAAGGACAAGCCTGCGGTTTTGTCAGCAAAGAGGAAGCTTCGTCTTCGGAGCAACGTAAATCTCAGTCTCAAACCGCTTGA
- a CDS encoding TIGR03759 family integrating conjugative element protein, with protein MSPKRQRHVLISLLLLIGLQLPAQAKESQAQPLTYTESKAQSVEEETRLRQHWSLSIDEWRRYKSLMKGIRGSISPPNISPIEVLGTHARNDQERRRYAEIWARMRHEDAERILAFQQAYAEAFQRLYPNELLVDLSRLKSSSQPVSASGSRLLVFLKIKQCQACESLVQRLLQQPVFNTQPIDLYFVDTQPQRDDALIQQWAKQQHLDSARIKQGLLTLNHDQGNYFKVSQQLVGTMPQVFKLTGQTLEALRL; from the coding sequence ATGAGCCCTAAGCGTCAACGTCACGTTTTGATTTCTCTATTGCTACTAATCGGGCTGCAACTGCCGGCGCAGGCAAAGGAGTCCCAGGCTCAGCCATTGACTTACACCGAATCGAAAGCCCAGTCTGTTGAAGAGGAAACACGCCTCCGCCAACACTGGTCATTATCGATCGACGAATGGCGCCGCTATAAAAGCCTGATGAAAGGCATTCGCGGCAGCATCAGTCCGCCGAATATTTCCCCGATCGAAGTGTTGGGCACCCATGCCCGCAACGATCAGGAACGCCGGCGCTATGCCGAAATCTGGGCCAGAATGCGCCATGAAGATGCCGAACGTATTCTGGCTTTTCAACAGGCTTATGCCGAAGCCTTTCAAAGATTGTATCCCAACGAATTGCTCGTTGATTTGAGCCGATTAAAATCATCTTCCCAACCGGTCTCCGCCTCGGGTAGCCGCTTATTAGTGTTCTTAAAAATCAAACAGTGCCAAGCGTGTGAAAGCCTGGTGCAGCGTCTATTACAGCAGCCGGTGTTCAACACCCAGCCAATCGATTTGTACTTTGTCGATACCCAACCGCAACGCGACGATGCCTTGATTCAGCAGTGGGCTAAACAACAGCATCTCGACAGCGCCCGTATAAAACAGGGCTTGTTGACATTGAATCATGATCAGGGCAATTATTTTAAAGTCAGCCAGCAACTGGTAGGCACGATGCCACAGGTCTTCAAACTGACCGGCCAAACGTTGGAAGCTCTGCGATTATAA
- a CDS encoding transglycosylase SLT domain-containing protein: MAVFKSIGCNRFGVVIATLLCHGIPTSWAKDSIPANYRHIAAEHRLPADVLYSVAITESGQKLRSGKLRPWPWTLNVAGKALRYPTRLAAWRGLTEYLQQGVDLIDIGIMQVNWRYHREQLGSPWQALEPFHNTRTGARILKREHQKTGTWKTAIGHYHSPGSKPKQQERAQHYTQRVVKRMAQLRSE, encoded by the coding sequence ATGGCTGTCTTCAAATCTATAGGCTGCAATCGGTTTGGCGTCGTAATCGCAACCTTGCTTTGTCACGGAATTCCCACAAGCTGGGCCAAGGATAGCATCCCGGCTAATTATCGGCACATCGCCGCTGAACACCGGCTGCCGGCCGATGTCTTGTATAGCGTCGCCATCACCGAAAGTGGCCAAAAGCTGCGTAGCGGCAAGTTGAGACCCTGGCCGTGGACATTGAATGTGGCCGGCAAAGCGCTGCGTTATCCAACTCGGCTGGCTGCCTGGCGAGGTCTGACGGAATATCTGCAACAAGGTGTCGATTTAATCGACATCGGCATCATGCAAGTTAATTGGCGTTATCACCGGGAACAATTAGGTTCGCCCTGGCAAGCACTGGAACCCTTTCACAATACCCGTACCGGCGCCCGGATACTCAAACGCGAACACCAAAAAACCGGCACCTGGAAAACGGCCATTGGTCATTATCATTCACCGGGTAGCAAACCCAAGCAGCAAGAACGTGCCCAACACTATACGCAACGGGTAGTCAAACGCATGGCACAGTTACGAAGTGAATAA
- a CDS encoding DsbA family protein, which translates to MNTLMPAPRLFYIHDPMCSWCYAFSTSLQALQQDLPASIEFVYLLGGLAPDTRAPMPLDMQEAIQKTWRRIETTVPGVVFNFDFWRLNTPVRSTYPACRALLAARRQGADCETRLLRAVQLAYYQQAKNPSLLPTLLACATEMGLDSDAFNQDLLSPAIELELQQEIQAARAMGVAAYPSLRLLLGDRPITITIDYVDHRNMLAEIAHNL; encoded by the coding sequence ATGAATACACTGATGCCGGCACCGCGTTTGTTCTATATCCATGACCCGATGTGTAGCTGGTGCTATGCCTTCAGTACCAGCTTGCAAGCTTTGCAACAAGACTTGCCTGCCTCTATCGAGTTTGTGTATTTGCTGGGCGGTTTAGCGCCGGATACCCGCGCACCGATGCCGTTGGACATGCAAGAAGCGATACAAAAGACTTGGCGCCGTATCGAAACTACGGTGCCTGGCGTTGTGTTTAATTTTGATTTCTGGCGTTTGAATACGCCAGTGCGGTCAACCTATCCGGCTTGCCGGGCGCTATTGGCCGCCCGACGGCAAGGTGCTGACTGTGAGACTCGGTTACTACGCGCCGTTCAGTTAGCGTATTACCAGCAGGCCAAAAATCCTTCGCTGCTCCCTACCCTACTAGCCTGTGCCACCGAAATGGGTTTGGATAGTGACGCGTTTAACCAAGATCTACTCAGCCCGGCAATCGAGCTTGAGTTGCAGCAGGAGATTCAAGCGGCACGGGCAATGGGCGTAGCCGCCTATCCCTCCTTGCGGTTATTACTGGGAGACAGACCAATCACGATTACTATTGATTATGTTGATCATCGCAACATGCTGGCTGAGATTGCGCACAATCTGTAA
- a CDS encoding ParB/RepB/Spo0J family partition protein gives MLATKRYEYLPIELIQYHHTLTNHRELDRAKVAHLERDIVANGLFEPLVVWERQSKEYYLVGGFHRMEAIQAIRRSHPGYFDQVDVRVVAGDPDEIKALNLKLNSDRVDTRITDYFQTVIYLNNANWSKERIAEFFDKSVSWIEDIIRYAPMITDAMREKLANGELSWSRAKDILRKALKAPPGNEKSIIETELAQPAQAISKPLPFKSTVKRLSVWMEKAPKRTFKVNAADLHALLITLNGKNVSPEYLERARQAFPMLWDDEEGD, from the coding sequence ATGCTTGCCACCAAACGCTACGAATACTTACCCATTGAACTGATTCAATATCACCACACCCTGACCAATCACCGAGAATTGGATAGGGCCAAAGTCGCTCATCTCGAACGAGACATTGTGGCCAACGGTTTGTTCGAGCCCCTTGTGGTCTGGGAACGACAAAGTAAGGAATATTATCTGGTCGGCGGATTTCACAGGATGGAAGCGATCCAAGCCATTCGCCGCAGTCACCCAGGCTATTTCGATCAAGTCGATGTTCGCGTGGTAGCCGGTGATCCGGATGAGATCAAAGCGCTGAATTTGAAACTGAACTCCGATCGAGTCGATACCCGCATCACCGACTATTTCCAGACCGTAATTTATCTGAACAACGCCAATTGGTCCAAAGAACGCATCGCGGAATTCTTTGACAAAAGCGTCAGTTGGATTGAAGACATCATTCGCTATGCGCCAATGATCACAGACGCCATGCGCGAAAAGTTAGCCAATGGCGAGTTATCCTGGAGTCGAGCCAAGGATATTCTGCGCAAAGCCTTGAAAGCGCCACCGGGCAATGAGAAGAGCATCATCGAAACCGAATTGGCCCAACCGGCACAAGCCATCAGCAAACCGTTGCCGTTTAAATCCACAGTGAAACGGCTATCGGTTTGGATGGAAAAAGCACCAAAACGAACATTCAAGGTCAACGCCGCCGATCTGCATGCATTGCTCATCACCCTGAACGGCAAAAATGTGAGTCCAGAATACCTGGAACGTGCCCGACAGGCCTTTCCGATGTTATGGGATGACGAAGAAGGCGATTAA